A DNA window from Microcystis aeruginosa NIES-843 contains the following coding sequences:
- the dacB gene encoding D-alanyl-D-alanine carboxypeptidase/D-alanyl-D-alanine endopeptidase: MKQLLNCLNSLTVASVATIALAYPSIAQVNLSVYPAPSSSNESIELYVPPPENNNTNNTCTQSIGANIDKIIGQAPNQWGILIESIDRQTVIYSHNADRYFIPASNTKLFTTAAALQVMNPETTIQKKSLRDWVNITNQRSNNFYADTLFRFIGGSKNVTAILAQLGINPSGFRLADGSGLSRHNTATPRSIVEILRVMYYSPNRDTFYASLPVAGISGTLRNRMRQTAATGTVYAKTGTLTGVRALSGYLENPNQEPMLFSIIVNNQRVSGQALVKAIDTIVLQMTESRSCQAR; the protein is encoded by the coding sequence ATGAAACAACTCCTCAATTGCCTCAATTCGTTGACAGTGGCCAGTGTAGCCACTATCGCCTTGGCCTATCCTAGCATCGCTCAAGTTAATCTGTCTGTTTATCCCGCTCCTTCCTCGTCGAACGAATCCATAGAATTATACGTTCCCCCGCCAGAAAACAATAACACCAATAATACCTGTACTCAATCGATCGGGGCAAATATCGATAAAATTATCGGTCAAGCTCCCAATCAGTGGGGTATATTAATCGAATCTATCGATCGCCAAACAGTTATTTATAGTCATAACGCTGATCGCTATTTTATCCCTGCTTCTAATACAAAGTTATTTACCACGGCTGCCGCTTTACAAGTGATGAACCCAGAGACGACAATTCAAAAAAAATCCCTGCGCGATTGGGTTAATATCACTAATCAGAGAAGTAATAATTTCTACGCTGACACTCTTTTTCGCTTTATCGGCGGTTCTAAAAATGTTACTGCCATCTTGGCACAATTGGGCATCAATCCCAGTGGTTTTCGTTTAGCCGATGGTTCAGGATTATCCCGCCATAATACCGCTACTCCCCGCTCGATCGTGGAAATTTTGCGGGTGATGTATTATTCTCCTAATCGCGACACTTTCTATGCTTCCTTACCGGTAGCGGGAATTAGTGGCACCCTGAGAAACCGAATGCGTCAGACGGCCGCTACTGGCACAGTTTACGCTAAAACTGGCACTCTTACCGGTGTGCGGGCCCTATCGGGTTATCTAGAAAACCCCAACCAAGAACCGATGTTATTTAGCATTATCGTTAATAATCAACGGGTTTCCGGACAGGCTCTGGTGAAAGCGATCGATACTATTGTTCTACAGATGACCGAATCTCGTTCCTGTCAAGCTCGGTAG
- a CDS encoding ABC transporter ATP-binding protein, with amino-acid sequence MYSVSDDSKTMTNTSRQTVLETLNLQKTYRTGFWLDKKIESLKNCTLIVHEGETFGLLGPNGAGKTTLLKTLLGIVRPTSGRALILGQPIGDRSVRQRIGYLPENAYYYDYLTGWEFLQLIASIFQIPSSVQKKRIPELLDLVGLDRKTAQKKQLRQYSKGMMQRIGIAQALINDPELVFFDEPMSGLDPIGRYQVREIIQSLKQRGKTIFFNSHILSDVEQICDRIALLARGELLCVGSLEQILGRADVYQVIVQGGREDQLQQWILGLHWRDNCWQGQLQGEPAAFLAALPSIDARLISLNLARASLEEFFIDQLRQRGITSSQ; translated from the coding sequence ATGTATTCTGTCTCAGATGATTCCAAAACAATGACGAATACCAGCCGTCAAACTGTGCTAGAGACGTTAAACTTACAAAAAACTTATCGGACGGGATTCTGGTTAGATAAAAAAATCGAATCCTTGAAAAACTGTACTTTAATTGTCCATGAGGGCGAAACCTTTGGATTATTAGGCCCGAACGGGGCCGGCAAAACCACGCTCTTAAAAACCCTTTTGGGGATTGTCCGACCCACTTCCGGACGGGCCTTGATTCTCGGTCAGCCAATTGGCGATCGCTCGGTCAGGCAACGCATCGGCTATCTTCCCGAAAATGCCTACTACTACGACTATCTCACCGGCTGGGAATTCCTGCAATTAATCGCCAGCATTTTTCAAATTCCCTCTTCTGTGCAGAAAAAACGCATTCCTGAATTATTGGATTTAGTGGGATTAGACCGCAAAACTGCCCAGAAAAAACAATTGCGTCAATATTCTAAGGGAATGATGCAACGGATCGGTATAGCCCAAGCATTAATCAATGATCCTGAATTAGTCTTTTTCGATGAACCGATGTCGGGACTAGACCCTATCGGTCGCTATCAGGTGCGGGAAATTATTCAATCCCTCAAACAACGGGGGAAAACCATCTTTTTTAACTCTCATATTCTCTCCGATGTGGAACAAATTTGCGATCGCATTGCCCTGTTGGCCCGGGGAGAATTACTCTGTGTTGGTTCCCTCGAGCAAATTCTCGGTCGTGCTGATGTCTATCAGGTGATTGTTCAAGGTGGTAGGGAGGATCAACTACAGCAATGGATACTCGGTTTGCATTGGCGCGATAATTGTTGGCAGGGACAATTACAGGGAGAACCCGCTGCTTTTCTGGCTGCCCTGCCTAGTATCGATGCTCGCTTGATTAGTCTGAATTTAGCTCGTGCTTCCCTAGAAGAATTTTTTATCGACCAATTACGTCAGCGCGGTATTACCTCTAGTCAATAA
- a CDS encoding universal stress protein has protein sequence MRRGRHKIFIGMAPGVGKTYKMLEEGHSLRKQGTDVVIGLLETHGRKETAEKAGGLEIVPRKILEKEGFTLSEMDTEAIIARSPQLCLIDELAHTNAPSSEREKRFQDVEIILSRGIDVYSTVNIQHIESLNDLVARITGVVVRERIPDRILEEADEVIVVDVTAETLEERLLAGKIYAPEKIEQSLNNFFQRRNLIALRELALREVADTVEEEASNSTKFIGQSCPVHERVLVCISTYPNSLRLLRRGARIAGYMNAEFFVIFVDNPERFLTREEALHIETCERLCREFEGKFLRVKSYQVAAAIAEVAERERITQIVIGESLQSRWKHFIKGSFTQKLMRLIWQKNIDLHIIATDPKVPIKDARAKGVKR, from the coding sequence GTGCGACGGGGAAGACATAAAATTTTTATCGGCATGGCCCCGGGGGTCGGGAAAACTTACAAAATGCTGGAGGAGGGGCATAGCCTCAGAAAGCAGGGAACCGACGTGGTGATCGGACTTCTCGAAACCCACGGCAGGAAAGAGACCGCCGAAAAAGCCGGGGGGTTGGAAATCGTACCGAGAAAAATCCTAGAGAAAGAGGGATTCACTCTCTCGGAAATGGATACGGAAGCGATTATCGCCCGCTCGCCGCAGCTGTGTCTGATCGATGAATTAGCCCACACGAACGCGCCTAGTTCGGAGCGAGAGAAACGCTTTCAGGACGTGGAGATAATTTTATCCCGGGGAATCGATGTTTACTCGACAGTGAATATCCAGCATATCGAGAGTTTAAACGATCTGGTCGCCCGAATCACCGGGGTGGTGGTGCGGGAGCGAATACCCGATCGAATTTTGGAGGAAGCTGATGAAGTGATCGTGGTAGATGTTACCGCCGAAACCCTAGAGGAAAGATTATTAGCGGGAAAAATCTACGCTCCCGAAAAGATCGAACAATCTTTAAATAATTTCTTTCAACGGCGTAATTTAATCGCCCTCCGGGAACTGGCCTTGCGCGAAGTGGCCGATACGGTAGAAGAAGAAGCGAGTAATTCGACCAAATTCATCGGTCAATCCTGTCCCGTTCACGAACGGGTATTAGTCTGTATTTCCACCTATCCCAACTCTTTACGATTATTACGTCGGGGAGCGCGGATAGCGGGGTATATGAACGCGGAATTTTTCGTGATTTTCGTTGATAACCCCGAGCGCTTTCTCACCAGAGAGGAGGCTTTACATATCGAAACCTGCGAACGTTTATGTCGGGAATTCGAGGGGAAATTCTTACGGGTTAAAAGCTATCAGGTGGCGGCAGCGATCGCCGAGGTGGCCGAGCGCGAACGGATCACCCAGATCGTGATCGGGGAGAGCCTTCAATCGCGCTGGAAGCATTTCATCAAAGGTTCTTTCACCCAAAAACTCATGCGCCTGATCTGGCAGAAAAATATCGATCTTCACATCATCGCCACCGATCCAAAAGTACCAATTAAAGACGCGCGAGCCAAGGGGGTGAAAAGATAA
- the psbM gene encoding photosystem II reaction center protein PsbM, whose protein sequence is MQVNNLGFIASILFVLVPTVFLLILFIQTRQETEG, encoded by the coding sequence ATGCAAGTAAATAATCTCGGCTTTATCGCTAGTATCCTATTCGTCCTAGTACCCACCGTTTTCCTCTTGATTCTGTTTATCCAAACCAGACAGGAAACCGAGGGTTAA